A genomic region of Plasmodium falciparum 3D7 genome assembly, chromosome: 11 contains the following coding sequences:
- a CDS encoding ATP-dependent zinc metalloprotease FTSH, putative gives MYRADIIRKKSTCLLLPSEKNAFQKKKWLLKKSLDNLLDYNNTQKECLHSLSYLKDRINNNNNNNMKNGYKELAVCSSSIKYNSNVDYNIFFDSLNFICEHVQNIWSNKNKHVQINENISNMFVKFLKKYNHFKNGNYKIKNRLYKKDSFIKPSNYLQSFLLNGKCDEGEKIIKKILKDNKSLKSIKKKIMRKNEDFIWSRERNMTNLSGHNQSEHTLGESIINNNNNNNIINNVIKKHMSFTNSRYIGFLNNNVSKYKLNFFQFLKNMYLSKAPKGFERFENKSPNSNNFKPEEEKPRKYDNYFFYIFFILLLFFLLFVDSNGLYNEITQNDFFYKYLSKGYVEKIKLINKDYVKAYLNSHGIKKYHMKYVSFRVGNSDSFEKKVEAVQREMNIKRDELIEVQYVNEANILNEVKGYIPSILFFLLLIFLFQKITLKNVTNSGMDKLFKFSKISPINKNSLKTDVKFSSVAGMKQAKEEIMEFVDFLKNPTKYEILGAKIPKGALLCGAPGTGKTLLAKAVAGEANVPFFNISGSDFIEVFVGIGPSRVRELFAQARKHAPSIIFIDEIDAVGRKRSKGGFSGGGNDERENTLNQMLVEMDGFHTSNDKVVVLAGTNRVDILDPAITRPGRFDRIVNISKPDINERSEIFQVHLKNLKLHESLDIKNISYILASLTPGFVGADIANVVNEGAIQCARRSNLLGVQIKDFELAIERVIGGLPKSSSLISPLEKKIISYHETGHALIGWFLEFADPVLKVSIIPRNNGALGYSQHLSEEIMLFSRDAILDKIAVILGGRAAEELFIGKITTGAIDDLNKVTQLAYSYVSQYGMNQEIGLVSFQPNSNSEYNLYRPHSECLAHLIDNEVRSLIETQYKRVKSILMKNEKHVHNLANLLYEKETISYHDIVKCVGERPYPVKSAYEKFVKANPYKAISSEPLLEDKKESDNMKGDTSNIGNVNTNDFEKGHIKENTKECTKENTKENTKDNTKENTKENTKEYTKDNTKNQYNILGNSSKDDTKQTSSKLNEEKCKEKLGDSKKKDNKISNVKLR, from the coding sequence atgtataggGCTGATATCATCAGAAAGAAGTCAACttgtttattattaccaAGTGAAAAAAATGcgtttcaaaaaaaaaaatggctACTGAAAAAATCTTTGGATAATTTATTAGATTATAACAATACACAAAAGGAATGTCTCCATTCcttatcatatttaaaagatagaataaataataataataataataatatgaagaatGGTTATAAAGAATTAGCTGTATGTTCATCATCAATTAAATACAATTCAAACGTAgactataatatattttttgattctttaaattttatttgtgAACatgtacaaaatatatggagtaataaaaataagcaTGTTCAAATCAACGaaaatatatctaatatgtttgtgaaatttttaaaaaaatataatcattttaaaaatgggaactataaaataaagaatcgtttatataaaaaggataGTTTTATTAAACCATCTAATTATTTACAgtcctttttattaaatggGAAATGTGATGAGGGtgagaaaattataaaaaaaattttaaaagataataaaagcttgaaaagtataaaaaaaaaaataatgaggaAAAATGAAGATTTCATTTGGTCCCGTGAGAGGAATATGACTAATCTAAGTGGTCACAACCAAAGTGAACATACATTAGGCGAAtcaataattaataataataataataataatataattaataatgtaataaaaaagcaTATGTCATTTACAAATTCAAGATACATTGGTTTTCTTAACAATAAcgtatcaaaatataaattaaacttttttcaatttttaaaaaatatgtatcttTCTAAAGCACCTAAAGGATTTGAAAGATTTGAGAATAAAAGTCCAAATAGCAATAATTTTAAACCTGAAGAAGAGAAACCAcgtaaatatgataattattttttttatatattctttattttattattatttttccttttatttgtGGATTCGAATggtttatataatgaaataacccagaatgattttttttataaatatttatcaaaagGTTATGtagagaaaataaaattaattaataaagatTATGTAAAAGCATATTTAAATTCGCAtggtataaaaaaatatcatatgAAATATGTAAGTTTCAGGGTTGGAAATAGCGACAGTTTTGAAAAGAAGGTAGAAGCTGTACAACgagaaatgaatataaaaagagaTGAATTAATAGAAGTACAATATGTTAATGAAgctaatatattaaatgaagtTAAGGGTTATATTCCAAgtatcttattttttttattgttaatatttttatttcaaaaaattactttaaaaaatgtaaccAATAGTGGTAtggataaattatttaaatttagtAAAATATCTcctattaataaaaatagtttAAAAACAGACGTCAAATTTTCAAGTGTAGCTGGTATGAAGCAAGCTAAAGAAGAAATTATGGAATTTGtcgattttttaaaaaatccaactaaatatgaaatattggGTGCTAAAATACCTAAAGGTGCATTATTATGTGGTGCACCAGGTACCGGAAAAACTTTACTAGCAAAAGCTGTAGCTGGAGAAGCAAATGttccattttttaatataagcGGTAGTGATTTTATTGAAGTTTTTGTTGGAATAGGTCCATCAAGGGTTCGAGAATTATTTGCTCAAGCAAGAAAACATGCACcttctataatttttatagatGAAATTGATGCTGTCGGCAGAAAGAGATCAAAAGGTGGTTTCTCTGGTGGAGGTAACGATGAAAGAGAAAACACATTAAATCAAATGTTAGTAGAGATGGATGGATTTCATACATCTAATGATAAGGTGGTTGTTTTAGCTGGTACGAATCGAGTAGATATATTAGATCCAGCTATTACTAGACCAGGTAGATTTGATAGAATAGTAAATATAAGCAAACCTGATATAAATGAAAGATCCGAAATATTTCAagttcatttaaaaaatctTAAATTACATGAATCAttagatattaaaaatattagttATATATTAGCATCTTTAACACCGGGGTTTGTTGGTGCTGATATTGCTAATGTTGTTAATGAAGGAGCTATTCAATGTGCTCGAAGATCTAATTTATTAGGTGTTCAAATAAAAGATTTTGAATTAGCTATAGAAAGAGTCATTGGTGGATTACCAAAATCTTCTTCTCTTATCTCTCcacttgaaaaaaaaattatatcatatCATGAAACTGGTCATGCACTTATTGGATGGTTTTTAGAATTTGCAGATCCTGTATTAAAGGTATCTATAATACCTAGAAATAATGGAGCTCTTGGATATTCACAACATTTAAGTGAAGAAATTATGTTATTTTCCAGAGATGCAATATTAGATAAAATTGCTGTAATATTAGGTGGAAGGGCAGCAGAAGAATTGTTTATAGGGAAAATTACGACTGGAGCTATTGATGATTTAAATAAAGTTACTCAGCTAGCTTATTCATATGTTTCTCAATATGGTATGAATCAAGAAATAGGATTGGTTTCTTTTCAACCCAATTCAAATAgtgaatataatttatacagACCACATTCAGAATGTTTAGCACATCTTATAGATAATGAAGTTAGATCCTTAATTGAAACTCAATATAAAAGAGTTAAATctatattaatgaaaaatgaaaaacatGTACATAATCTAGCCAACTTATTGTATGAAAAGGAAACTATCTCTTATCACGATATTGTTAAATGTGTTGGTGAAAGACCCTACCCAGTCAAATCAGCATATGAAAAGTTTGTGAAGGCAAATCCATACAAAGCAATATCAAGCGAACCGTTACTGgaagataaaaaagaaagtgATAATATGAAGGGTGATACTTCAAATATTGGAAATGTTAATACAAACGATTTTGAAAAGGGGCATATAAAGGAAAATACAAAGGAATGtacaaaagaaaatacaAAGGAAAATACAAAAGACAATACAAAGGAAaatacaaaagaaaatacaAAGGAATATACAAAAGACAATACAAAAAATCAGTACAATATTTTGGGAAACAGTTCCAAAGATGATACTAAACAAACTTCATCAAAGTTGAATGAAGAGAAATGTAAGGAAAAATTAGGGGATTCTAAAAAGaaggataataaaatatccaATGTGAAACTAAgatga
- a CDS encoding alternative splicing factor ASF-1, putative, which yields MKKLINCGNRLYVGNIPGSATRQELIKIFEEYGKISDIDIKYNRNSNGTNYAFIEYENPKSAEKTIQKRNGKKFKGYMLKVEYSIEKKNRDLNDIYRSEYRVVVKHFPRFFKNIKEFLSRAGKVLYIHKDNGLIIAEYEDKESMIKAISTLDRTIYNSKRKVYVRVFKDIPYDYSDVNLIDYNMVFSSTKNENISPKELN from the coding sequence ATGAAAAAGTTAATTAATTGTGGCAATAGATTATATGTTGGTAATATTCCAGGCTCAGCAACAAGAcaagaattaataaaaatatttgaagaATATGGAAAGATATCAGATAtcgatataaaatataatcgTAATAGTAATGGAACGAATTATGCATTTATCGAATATGAGAACCCTAAGAGTGCTGAGAAAACTATACAAAAAAGGaatggaaaaaaatttaaaggtTATATGTTAAAAGTAGAATATagtatagaaaaaaaaaatagagatttgaatgatatatatagatCTGAATACAGAGTTGTTGTAAAACATTTCCCgagattttttaaaaatataaaagaatttttaTCAAGAGCAGGAAAAGTactttatattcataaagaTAATGGTCTTATTATTGCTGAATATGAAGATAAAGAAAGTATGATTAAAGCTATTAGTACATTAGATAGAACCATCTATAATTCAAAAAGAAAAGTTTATGTTCGAGTATTTAAAGACATACCTTATGATTATTCGGATGTAAATCTTATTGATTATAATATGGTCTTCTCATctacaaaaaatgaaaatatatctcCAAAGGAactaaattaa